A window of Loxodonta africana isolate mLoxAfr1 chromosome 3, mLoxAfr1.hap2, whole genome shotgun sequence genomic DNA:
cagcagctcctcgcgagaaagacctggcacctgggaaaccctatggggcagtcctgctctgtcacgtggggttgctgtgagttgaagttgacttgatggccccTGCGACAGTGACAGTAGACATCACCTGGAGGAGTAGCCTTGGGAGAAGCCTGTGGGCTCTGGGCAGCCAGGGGCGCCGTGGCCTGGTTCTCGGTCTGTTCACTTGGTGTGAGGAATGGGCACCTCAACAGCCCCCGCGGATGCCTCTGTCTGGCTTCCCTTCTAGGATAAAGCCAAGCAGGACTTCGAGCAGGACGTCGGCTGGTGCGTGTCCCTCATCACTGACTATAGAGTCCGCCTAGGTACGTGGGGCCCCAATGGGGGATGGGATGAGAGCTGGGCCACTCTGCCCGTGTGCCCGATGAAAGCCCCTCCCTATTACTGGGTACACACAGGAGGTGCTGATGGGAATATTTAACTGAGCTGCCGTTAGTAAGCCGGCTCGGTTTTTTCGGGTCACCCAGGAGGCCCGCACCCCAGATGCTGGCTAGCTGTGGCCTGGGTGGTGGAGGCTGCATCCTCACTGGGAGGCGTGGAAGGGGGTCTGGCTTGGTCTTGGCCTGGAGAGCCCAGGACGGGGCCTCGGGCTGTCGGGCTGGAAGTGCTTCTGGGGCCTCCTACATGTCACCGTCCCCACTCTCCGTCCTCTGCAGGATGCGGCTCTTTCTCTGGCTCCTTCCTGGAGTACTACGCCGCTGCTATAAGTAAGTCTGCACCTGTGGCTGGCTTTCCAGCCCTTTAGAAACAGCTGCCCTCCCGCTCTGGGCTCAGAACCCTTCCCCCTGTTACTTGTTGACAGCACAGGAATGGCCTGGCACTGCAGTTGTGACAGGGGCAGATGTCTGTGGTTCTCAGCAGGGGTGGAGGCTCTTTTCTACTTTTCAATGGAAGGGCAGAGAGAGTGGGGTCTGTTTGAGGAGAGACCCGGAATCCTGTCCAGGGAGGTCCCCTGGGGAACATGAGCAGTCTGCCCTCAGGTCACCCCAAGGGGCATGGCAGCGTCTCAGCTGCCCCAGCACTGCCGCCCCATACTCCTGGGCTTGGGCTGGCCTCCATGTGGCAACCGCCAAGGCACCAGCCCACGGCTGAGTAGCGGTACTGTGACTTCAGCGTGGGCCGCCCTGCCCTGTGCATCCTGCAGGCTACCCCGTGAGGAAATCCATCCAGCAGGACGTCCTGGGGGCCAGGTTCCCCCAGCTGAGCGGGGGGGACCCTGAGGAGCCAGAGGCAGAGAGCCCCCTGGGCCGGAGCCATCGCTGCCGGAAGGTCCTCCCGGACCGGTCGCGGGCAGCACGGGACCGAGCCAACCAGAAGCTGGTGGAGTACATTGTGAAGGCCAAGGGTGCTGAGAGCCACCTGCGTGCCATCCTGAAGAGCAGGAAGCCGTCCCGGTGGCTGAAGACGTTCCTGAACTCAGGCCAGTACGTGACGTGCGTAGAGACGTACCTGGAAGACGAGGAGCAGCTGGACCTGGTGGTGAAGTACCTGCAGGGCGTTTACCAGGAGACGGGCAGCACCGTGCTGACGCGTGTCAACGGTGACCGTATCCGCTTCATCCTGGATGTGCTGCTTCCTGAGGTAGGGGCTGCTGCCCGGGGTGGGGGCTCTGCTGCCCCGGTGGGGGAACTGCTGCCCAGGGTGGGGGCCCTGCTGCCCTGTGGGGGAACTGCTGCCCAGGGAGGGGCCCTGCTGCCCTGGTGGGGGAACTGCTGCCCCGGTGGGGGAACTGCTGCCCAGGGTGGGGGCCCTGCTGCCCTGGTGGGGGCCTTGCTGCCCTGGTGGGGGAACTGCTGCCCAGGGTGGGGGCCCTGCTGCCCCGGTGGGGGAACTGCTGCCCAGGGTGGAGGAACTGCTCCCCGGGGTTGGGAACTGCTGCCCGAGGTGGGGCTGCAGCAGCTGACATTGAGGTAATTGCCTGGAAGTTCAGGGGCTTTGAGGGAGGGGACCATGGCATGTTTGCATCTGCTGAAAAGACAGCATCAAAGTGCTTTAGCTCAGTAATTGTGGGAAACTTCACATTTGACAGAGACGAGATGGGGAGGCTCTCTGTGCCTGTTCCTGGCGGGAGAAGGCTTTCCCTCGTGGTGAAGctcctcttctcctccccctATTGTTGTAGAAAAAAACTCAAGCTTACGTTTtaatccataaatatttcagtgtgTATGTCTGAAACTGGGGTCCcacatggggcaattctgctcccaGGGGACACTTGATGTCTGGGGACATTTGTGGTTGTCACAACTTGGGGGTGGGTGCTACTGGCATTGAGTGACTGGAGGCTAGCAATGCCGCTCAGCACTGTGCGGTGCACAGGATGCCCCCACCGCAGAGAAGGCCCCGGCACCCGTGTCAGCAGTGCCGAGGGAGAGACCTGGTATAAAATTGCCGCCGTTAGTAGCTGTGGAACCGAccccgactcctggcaaccccatgtgtgcagagcagaactgcgccgcATGGGGATTTAAGGCCGTGACctgtcagaagcagatctccaggcctgaaTGACCATAAGGATTTTTGTAAATTTTTGAACACAACTGCAATACCATTTTTCCAGCTAAAAACAGTAGTGATGATTCCTTAGTATCAGACAGCTATTGGGGATTCAGATAACCCCCACCAGGTCGCATCTTTTACCTTTGTACAGTAAACTTACAGGTTTTCAGAAATGGCGCTCCCTAGTTAGAGGACCTGCCATTTATTCTCTGCTTTGCACGTGAGTTGGACTTTGGTCTCTAGTTCAGAAGATAACACTATTGCCTTAAACCAGAAATTTCATCACAAGCTGGGGTTTCGTGGATCCGGTACTATCAAGTGGGACTGCGTGCGATTAAACTGGCTGAGTGCACGTGCCTCAGGGTTGGCGTGGTGCTGGGCTGGCCCTCCGGGTCCCGCCGCCGCCCTTCAGCCCCGTGTGCCCTCCTGCAGGCCATCATCTGTGCCATTTCTGCGGTGGACGCGGTAGATTACAAGACGGCCGAAGAGAAGTACATAAAAGGACCGTCTCTCAGCTACCGGTAGGCTGCCACGAGCACTGTCTCGAACCCTGTCGTGCAGGATTTTAGAAATCTTAGAAAATTAACTCAGGTTTGTCACGTGTAAATTCGTTTAGTTTATCCCAAGGTAGTCGTGGCAAGGCACGCAAGTAATACCTCGTAATATTAATTTCAAACCAGAGAATCAGAATTAATAATTACAATTATAGTGTTAGTTTAACggttagagtccaaatctttagCCTTCAGGCTATTTTTATCTCTAATGAGAAGCCTCTGGAGGAAGGCATAACTCCAGCTTGAACTTGGTGGAGGTCGCTCGTAGCTAGGGTCTGAGGTCGGAGGTGCAGACAGGATCTCAGTTCCAactctgccttctctcagtgagcgagcagaaattcagggtttatatgtgaatttTTCACCTTGGCTCCACACGACAAGGGCCAGTGTGACGTCAGAGACTGCTATGTTATGTCTCTTCTCCAGGGTTAGAGAGTAGCCGAACGATCCACGTTCTTGTCAAGGTTAGAGATCAGGGCAGTTGTTTAGATCTGTGTTGTGTTCTCTTGTGTCACAGCATGCCAGGTCAAAGTGAACTTAAAGTACGTTGTTTACCTTCTTCACACGCCTCACATGGGTTTGTGTTTCTGTGTCTGCATTCAGAAATCTCCTAATTAACTTTTTCATGACATACAGGTTTCTAGTGACTTCTAGTTAATGTTAGAGAGCCTCACGAAGTAGATATGTTTTTAAGTTCATATCATGAGTGCTTATAACGTGTTTTGAAAGCATAACAGGGATTTGGAGTCGTtatagaaacatacagaacaAGCGCGTTTTGCAGTTATCCACAAAGGCCCTTACTTCCATGCATACTTACAGCTTTGGCTCAAGGCATCCGTGCTCACCTCCACCTCACCAGGCGGTCCGGGTACCTGACCGCCACATGTGCTACAGAAACTCAGAAACGCCCCTCAGTATCTGACAGAGCAAGCGCTGCACAGACCCGATCACCGACGAGCTGGGCAGAGCTGCACCCAGGCCAGGTCCCTGCTCCCCACGGCTCGGCCCAATGAGCCCCCGTGGGACCAGCCTGCACTGGAGTGTGGTACAGAGGGCTGGCCGCTGGACACGTGCCAGGCTGCGTCCGTTAATCTCTTGTTGCAGGTGTTTTGGACTTTTCCCCTCTTGCGCATCCCCATGGCTGTTCAAGAAAAGACGGCCAGCTCATGGGGTGGCAGTCACTTGGGTGGTTTCTGCTGGACAAA
This region includes:
- the PWWP3A gene encoding PWWP domain-containing DNA repair factor 3A isoform X8 translates to MPSMSSADGKSDYGLQRMKVKSTGVEILKKSRIEDIASLLGRQASEGSVELGSLHSILDEDEDEEPPRILLYHEPRSFEVGMLVWLKYQKYPFWPAVVKSLRRRDKKASVLFIEGNMNPKGRGITVSLRRLKHFDCKEKQTLLDKAKQDFEQDVGWCVSLITDYRVRLGCGSFSGSFLEYYAAAISYPVRKSIQQDVLGARFPQLSGGDPEEPEAESPLGRSHRCRKVLPDRSRAARDRANQKLVEYIVKAKGAESHLRAILKSRKPSRWLKTFLNSGQYVTCVETYLEDEEQLDLVVKYLQGVYQETGSTVLTRVNGDRIRFILDVLLPEAIICAISAVDAVDYKTAEEKYIKGPSLSYREKEIFDNQVLEERSRRHR
- the PWWP3A gene encoding PWWP domain-containing DNA repair factor 3A isoform X7, which translates into the protein MMDAKYVLCRWKKRLWPAKVLARTERSTKNKRKKEFFLDVQILSLDEKMKVKSTGVEILKKSRIEDIASLLGRQASEGSVELGSLHSILDEDEDEEPPRILLYHEPRSFEVGMLVWLKYQKYPFWPAVVKSLRRRDKKASVLFIEGNMNPKGRGITVSLRRLKHFDCKEKQTLLDKAKQDFEQDVGWCVSLITDYRVRLGCGSFSGSFLEYYAAAISYPVRKSIQQDVLGARFPQLSGGDPEEPEAESPLGRSHRCRKVLPDRSRAARDRANQKLVEYIVKAKGAESHLRAILKSRKPSRWLKTFLNSGQYVTCVETYLEDEEQLDLVVKYLQGVYQETGSTVLTRVNGDRIRFILDVLLPEAIICAISAVDAVDYKTAEEKYIKGPSLSYREKEIFDNQVLEERSRRHR